The Primulina huaijiensis isolate GDHJ02 chromosome 9, ASM1229523v2, whole genome shotgun sequence genomic interval TTTTCTTTTATTGGTTTTATGCAGTTGCGTCGAATTTTGTGATTTGAGTCTCTTTTTTTTTGGGGGTTTTAGGTTTCGTGATGATTTTGCCTCTGGgccttcaaatttttttgattgACCGTGTCTTTATGATTTTTGTCATGGCATTTTGTGTAAGGATTTACAATTCTTAACAGATAGCCCGGAGCGGGTTGTTCCTTGTTTATTCTTCTAATCCATCTATTGTTGTTATGAATTGCTCTATGTGAATTTTGTAAAGAATCATACTTGCGGTTGATTCCTGTGTTTAGGCAAATCTAAATGTTATGCAGCTGAAGAGTTGACTTACACGCGACTAACTGCCTAATAGCTGAAACGTAAAATGTAAACTATGAATTTGGATTTCTATTTTTTGAGTAATCTAATAGTCGTAGAGAGTATATTAACATATTCTTCATTCTTGAAACTTGCATCTAGTTCTGAACAATGGTTTGCTCCCCTTTGTAAGTGGTTGTCCCACTTATCCAGTCTTTCATGCTCAATGATGAGGGTAGagtaaaagaaagaaatatagaACTCATGTTGGTACATTTCTTGTGTTTTTTCTTTCTGTGCTTTTTGTGTTTGGAGTTCTTATTTGTTTATGAATCTCTTACTTACATCGTTTCATTGTAGAGAAGGAGCTGGGGCATCAAGCGTAAGTTTAAACTGTGTGGTGTCTTAAAGATATTCATCATTCATTAGTGGGTGTCCCGTGTTCAGTTGAATTGACGACCATGCTATATCCACGAGAACCAAAGATGGTTGAATAGCTATATATGGTCTAAACATGTTATCTTGACTGGAGATGAGAATACTGCAGTAAAGAAAACATCTATGCACGAGAACCAAAGATGGTTGAATAGCTATATATGGTCTGAACATGTTCTCTTGACTGGAGATGAGAATACTGCAATAAAGAAAACATTCAATTCTACCTTTTTCTTCTAACTGTACAACATTTGGTGGCGTAAATAGGCTGAAAATGAGTTTAGGAGTTAAGCCAATTCTTTCTCTTTTTCTCTTTGTAGCTATATTAAGTTATAGTGTAATAGCAGAAAATGAGAAAGGAACTTCAGAAACATTAGTAACTGCTCCACGAAGGAATGCAGGGGTTGGTGTGATAGATGGCTCGGGCGCAGAGCACATTTTTAATGTTGATAGCACTGGTAGAGAAAGAGGTGAACGGTGGCAGGGTGGGAATAAAGTTTCAGTGTCAACAGTTGCATTTTTAACGCTGGCAATGGCTGCTGCTACTGGTTTAGGTGCTGTCCCATTTTTCTTTGTGGAGCTTGATTCTCAATGGGCTGGAATATGCAATGGAATGGCTGCAGGAGTGATGTTGGCTGCTAGCTTTGACCTAATACAGGAAGGGCAGGACCATGGAAGCGGCAGTTGGGTTGTTATTGGCATTTTAGCTGGTGGCATTTTCATATGGCTTTGCAAGAAGGTTAAGCTCTTAGACCTATCATGATATTTTTTCCTTTGAGACGTGGTTATGAATATGTTTTTgccgattttattttataatggtGATAGTATGAATGGTTTTTAGTTCCGATTTACTTCCTTTGCCTATTGCCCTGAGGCCCCAGACTCTTTACTTCCGCAGAGTGCAACTTTTTACCTTTTCTGCATTTTTGGTTTTCTTGACTCTTGTGGTGCAGGTTTGTTGATGACTGGTTCGTTAATTATAAGCCTGCAACTAGCAATATGCTTTCAACTtagtctttttgtttttgtgttttcaCGAATCATTCTTCATTTTGGAAACAAGTTGTCATCGAGCGTAGTTTATGTGCCTATTACCGTAATGAAACAAAAATTTCTGTGTTTTGGGAAGTCTACTTAGTAAAAAGCATTCCACGGcaaatgaaattatttatttcatgttcTGTCTTATTGAAAACTTTAGAAATCTGATGCTAACAGTCTGGTTTCATGGAGTCTGCTGATATTGTTTACCAATGTGTGAAATGCTTgcccatcttttttttttgtttttaaacttGTTAGACTCGTTAGAGAATATGTTTACCAATAGTTCAATCCAAGGCAACTGGTGCAATTTCGTAGCAGCTGATGTCATTCTTTGGGGTGATCCCCTAAAGATAGACtgtcttttatttatttatatgattttgcATGTGAATAAGGTATGCATAAAGATGTCCATTTTGTGCCTCTGTGTTACGCTGTTACTGACAATATGTCCATCTGGCGATCTTCAACTGTCTTCAAGTAGCTACAATatccatttttttattcatatagTTCATCTATTTGTAGAAGTGTATAATACGGTTGGAAACAGTATATGGTCATCCTCTCATACTCTTGTCTCAACTGTTGGTCGGTAAAATTGAAgcattgaaatattttctttttcacatcTCTTCTGGGAGCACATTGTGTTGTGTGCAGTTGTAAACTAATGGCTTTCTTCATGTAGTTTTTTTTTGTAGTAAGCCTAAATATCAGTGACCATTAGCGTTGAGCTACCCCTTTTTTAAATTGTCACCTGGGATATGGTCCTGAATATTCTTCGGTGCACTTTAGAGTTTAATTTACTTTTCTCCTATGCCCAGTTCCTTGAGCAATATGGTGAAGTAAGCATGCTGGACATCAAAGGAGCAGAAGCTACTAAAATCATTCTAGTTGTGGGTATCATGACTCTTCATTCTTTTGGGGAGGGCTCTGGTGTTGGAGTATCCTTCGCTGGCTCCAAGGGTTTATATCAGGGGATATTGGTGACGATGGCCATTGCTGTGCACAATATACCCGAGGGATTGGCTGTTAGTATGGTGCTTGCATCGAGAGGAGTATCTCCACAGAATGCCATGTTATGGAGTGTGATTACGTCGCTGCCACAGGTAATTTATTCATTTCTATGACTAGACGAGACTTATAAAATTGCAGATAGGTTTCTGTTTTCTAATATCCACTATGGTGGCGAGACTAACTCTGCAATAGTCTCCTCTAAGATGATTCTTTGCATGGAAAGAATCCAGAGCAGTGTAAATGGATATTTGTGGCATATACTATCACCTTAAAATATTCAAATGTTGTTGCAAAGTGTAAGATCCTAAAGAAATATTATGGATGTATACTGCATAATCAGTATTCAGTTGAGTAGATGTTTTAAATTGGGGtgcttgtatgtgtgtgtgtatctaTACATCGTGTGTCCGTGACTACTCTATCGTTTAAATTTTCCACCTAGTTGTTATATATTTAGAATCATTATGATCCAATCGAGACATGTAGTACAGTTTGTCAGTCTGTAAGTGGATGCTACAACTTTGGGAATATGCACAATGCTTCACATCATGGGTGAATTTCTTTGTCTACCAGTATACCTTTTATTAGATTCATGATACTGGGTGTTTGAACTTCTTTGGTGTTCCAATGTTCAATATTCAAAGCGAGACACGCAACCTGTTAGGTAAGGTCATCGGGAATCATTATTCATTGAAAATTTTCATGTGATAATGGACCTTTATTGATGAACAATCTATACATTTTAATTAAGTCGTCATCTTTGTGACTGGAATAGTGATGAATGCTTTGCTGCTGAAGCCAGAGGAAGTAAATTCCAGTGTGTTATCCATTTTCATTGCCCATGTAAAACAGTTATTCAGTGCCTGATCTGAACCAGTGATATTCATGGCTAGAAAGGCAAATGATATAGACGTTTCAGTGTGGCTGAATGGTTTTTGAGGGACAGATGTGAagttttaattattgtatttatttatttttttggttggATATTATTATGATGAATTGCATCATATGATCTCTTGATGCAGCCCCTTGTAGCGGTTCCATCATTTATTTGTGCCGATGCATTCAATAAGTTTCTGCCATTTGCTACCGGATTTGCTGCTGGGTGTATGATTTGGATGGTTATCACTGAGATTCTTCCGGAGGGATTCAAGGTAAACTTATTTGTTTTCATTTGCACAGAACTACGACAGTCTCTTTGTGCCTAAATAATGAAGCAAAATTTTCATACTTGATATGGGGTCAACATTTaggaacaaaaaaaaatttctgccCAATAATTTTTTCGACACTGCCTCCTATGTAAGCATGTAGTTTGAGAATCCTAAACTTCTCTATTGTACATTTCTATTCCAATTAGGATTTGGTGCTCTTGAATTGAATAAATGTAAATGCACCTACCTATCAGGGATGAATTAGGTGGGGTGGAATTTTGTGTACTTGTAAAATAATCTTTAGCATCACTTTGATTACCTGATTTCTATTGAGAATTGAGATCTTTTGTATTTCTATCCTCCTTGCGGGCTAAAGACTGACACTGGATTTTTTCCTTGTTTAGCTTTTTCAAATTACTGGACACAGTTTTATCAACTCATTTGTACAGTTTGGTGTGGTGgtttattattaaattgttgTTCAGTGcgtatatgatatatatttttacgtCCAATATCTAACAAAATATGTTTTACATCATCTGCAACTTTTTGAATCTAAACGTGTAACACATGTTTTACATCATCTACAACTTATTGAATCTAAGACAACATATAACTCATTTTCTTTTACTCTATTTCTCAATTGTTGTGGATTTGGGATACCTATTTAGTCCTAGCCTCTAATGAATAACTGGTCTACTTAATACGTTCTGCCTAATGTCTTTATTTAAAGAATGACCAACTCTGATAAACTAGATTTAGTGCATTAGTCCAGGCCGAAGAAAGAGGAAGAAAAAATGTCAAACATCTTGGATAGCCCACACTCTTTGCACGTAGTATTGATTTCTAAGGCATGCTGGTGTATAATGCGCTAGATATTCTGCGCAAGTGAATTGTACTTTCTGGTTTAAcagtttatataattttgaagTTGATATAATGGATATGACATGAGGATtgtgaatatacaaatagtttAATAGTTTGTCAATGTATGCACGAGGGGAAGATATTTCAACTCTTGTATTTGGAGTCATAGTCTTTGTAGAACAATATAATGTTGGTAATAGGTAAGAGCTTGGCTTTTACCCATGGACATGCGTTATATGGCCGACCAATAAGCCTAGTGGTAAACAGTATAGGATTTCCAAAGAGTTATTCTGGCAAGACATGCTTTGTGTCTGGATATTGTCGGGGTACTCTGGTTTTTCCGAATGATATTTCAAATCATTCAATCAGTTAAGAAAATTATGCTGGTTAACTCTTATTGTTATCAAAGAAAATATCTGCTGCCTCAGATTGAATAATGCCTGAAAAAGCCCACGtgtcaaataaagaaaatttgtCTTATCtggggaaaaaagaaaaagaaaaaagagggaGAGAGAGAAAAAGCTGTATTGTCGATGATTCCAACATACTTGTCAAATGATCAAATTCAACCGCTAGggaaattaattttgattttgtttgtACTTGGACTgtgattgatgatttttttatcttttcggatTGCAGGAAACTTCCCCATCTCAAGTTGCATCAGCTGCTACACTTTCCGTAGCTTTTATGGAAGCTCTGAGTGTTGTGTTTGATAATTTCAGCCACAATTACAAGTAATATTTCTCTCTCTCCATGTGTGTGTGcgagtttttttattattattgggAGGGGGCTAAGAAATACACTATTTTTTTTACCGTAGAAGCCTATTAGAGTGACTTTACCTTTCATCGGcaatcattaaatttaaatctgTTTTCTACATTTTCCTGTGTAAACACTTGTAATATGACAGTTACAGTTCACAGCGCAAAAACTGGTTTATGAAATCCGCCTTTGTAACCAAATCTTTACTTTGCAGCCCAGAGGATGCTTCTGGTCTCTTAGTTTCCTTACTTTTTGGTCTGGGTCCATTGCTTGGTGGCATTGCTCTTGTTGCATTTGCTCTTGCTTTCCACCTTCAGCATGCTGTCCTCACTGGTGTAGCCTCTGGCATCGCCTTTGTCCTTGGTGCTTGGCGACCACTTCAACTACTCCTATCTTCAAAAATGGGCCTTTTTCCACTATTGTTTCTTCTCACAGCAGGATCTACGTTTGCCCACATGGTCATATCTAGTGCTATGAAGCTTGGAAGTCGCAAAAAGACATCAGCAAATACGATAACTGATATAACTGGATTTTCGATTAGTGCGCCCACACTTCAATCATTTGTGTCTTGTTTGGCAATAGCCCTCCATGCTCTTTCTGAGGGGTTGGCATTGGGAGTGGCTGCACCCAAAGCATATGGGCTCGGAAGGCACATGGTTCTTCCCGTGTCCCTCCATGGATTTCCTCGTGGTGCAGCAGTCGCTAGTTGCATTTTTGGTGCAACTGACAGTTGGCAGGGATCCCTTTTATCAGCTGCACTTATTGGATTCGTGGGCCCATTATCGGCTATAGTAGCAATACTTGCTGGAATCGACTATAGGGGTCTAGATCATGGTATGATATTCGCGTGTGGCGCACTTTTCCCCTGTTTTTGGATCGTTGTTAAGAGAGCGGTTAAGTTGGATAGAAGGAAGAGCTTTTTTGGTGTTGTTATCGGTATATTCTTTGCAAATTTGTGTCTAACATGCACAAAATTAGTATGTTTGCATACACCTTACTGCAATTCTGCGCCGGAAGCAGTCAGGTGATAATGTCAGAATCTTGGATATATGCGTATTCAAATTGTAATATATCCACAATGGTTGCAAAAATCGCAGTTATTTTTAGTTATAATTCTATATGAGAATGGGGATGATTCTTCTGAACCGTTTTGTGCTGTTCAACCTTGATTTTGGATTCCCTCTTAGGTCATTGGACTTGGCTATCGTATAAAAAAGATGCCCCATGTTTAAGCCATGATATGTTTTGCATCTTATGTTCATCTTTACACCTCATTGTACACTTCTTGCTAAGTGTATCTGCCATGGCAACCTTAAAATGGGACGAAGAGTATTCCATGCCTCGCGTGAAATACTAAAATTTAATTGGGCATTTTAATGCTTCACCAAGTACCTTCATTAGTTAAATCTCGTTGAGCCCAGACAAACATTTATATACGACCAAAATTGTAAGAGAAGTAGATGAACGATGTAGTAAAAACAAATTCACCCTTGGTCGCCATTGTTAGAAGCACAAGTCATTGAATGTTCCACCGTCGCGATATACATCGAAATAACATGTCTCCATAACGATTTTAAGTTTTCCTCTATTTTAGCATTACAAACATCAACACATGCTACATTCTTGAATGCTTGCATCTATCTTCCAGACGATGACAAATGGAAATAACTGATCTCTTGCAATCTCCATTGCTTCTTCTGGAACCATAGAAAGAATATCTTATCTCTACTTGCTCTCGTCTAAAATGCCCACGAGACATTTCTCCAATAAAACTTCGGCATTAACCCAAGCATGGTGTTTATCTGTATAACGAATCAGGATCGCAACTTTTACAAGCCCCAGATGACGTATATAATTTACTCGAACTGAAACTGAGAAAGAATTAGGTAGTGGTAAAAGGATACTAAATAACAATGTGCTGTTTCTCCCAACAGCCTTCTTCAGCATGTCCTCACCTAACAAAAGAACATAAAATCAAGGTGAAAAGCCTTGCGAGCCAAATGCATCTCATATCAATATATGGGAACCAGttcaaacaaattaatatgcTCAACACCTTCACTTCAGACATTGCAATAATTGTGGCATCACTATACAAAAATCAGAGTATAAATAAGCAAAGGATGCTACATCGATGCTTTCAgaagaaaaaacaataaaaactcatttaaatttcaaacaCTTAAAAATTAAGCAGCCACAATTTAGAAGACACAATCAGCAGGAAATAAATAGCATGAAACAAACTAAAAGGCTCCTcgaattttttaagaaatttgtcTAGGAGAAGGGACTCCACTTAATACTTGAAACAATCATC includes:
- the LOC140984399 gene encoding putative zinc transporter At3g08650 translates to MSLGVKPILSLFLFVAILSYSVIAENEKGTSETLVTAPRRNAGVGVIDGSGAEHIFNVDSTGRERGERWQGGNKVSVSTVAFLTLAMAAATGLGAVPFFFVELDSQWAGICNGMAAGVMLAASFDLIQEGQDHGSGSWVVIGILAGGIFIWLCKKFLEQYGEVSMLDIKGAEATKIILVVGIMTLHSFGEGSGVGVSFAGSKGLYQGILVTMAIAVHNIPEGLAVSMVLASRGVSPQNAMLWSVITSLPQPLVAVPSFICADAFNKFLPFATGFAAGCMIWMVITEILPEGFKETSPSQVASAATLSVAFMEALSVVFDNFSHNYNPEDASGLLVSLLFGLGPLLGGIALVAFALAFHLQHAVLTGVASGIAFVLGAWRPLQLLLSSKMGLFPLLFLLTAGSTFAHMVISSAMKLGSRKKTSANTITDITGFSISAPTLQSFVSCLAIALHALSEGLALGVAAPKAYGLGRHMVLPVSLHGFPRGAAVASCIFGATDSWQGSLLSAALIGFVGPLSAIVAILAGIDYRGLDHGMIFACGALFPCFWIVVKRAVKLDRRKSFFGVVIGIFFANLCLTCTKLVCLHTPYCNSAPEAVR